In a genomic window of Amphiprion ocellaris isolate individual 3 ecotype Okinawa chromosome 13, ASM2253959v1, whole genome shotgun sequence:
- the LOC129350397 gene encoding uncharacterized protein C4orf45 produces the protein MTQNNEAALEGPQHGQRMIFTGPDGIGDYRPRSNYFSRYIGVGAASPEATGDLGYLCRAAPHAHPPMPRQAYVGEVGWGWQYNQLLNSGTLLSNMQIKKTELRAALEDRITQRFQNKQ, from the exons ATGACGCAAAACAATGAAGCTGCTCTAGAAGGACCTCAGCACGGACAGAGGATGATTTTTACAG GTCCAGATGGAATTGGAGACTACAGGCCCAGATCCAATTATTTCTCCCGGTACATTGGTGTGGGCGCTGCATCACCTGAGGCCACGGGTGACCTCGGCTACTTGTGCCGAGCGGCGCCACATGCCCACCCACCCATGCCTAGGCAGGCCTATGTGGGGGAGGTGGGCTGGGGATGGCAGTATAACCAGCTGTTGAACAGTGGGACGCTGCTCAGCAATATGCAAATTAAG AAGACTGAATTACGGGCAGCGTTGGAGGACAGAATCACTCAAAGGTTTCAGAATAAACAATAA